A DNA window from Oscarella lobularis chromosome 8, ooOscLobu1.1, whole genome shotgun sequence contains the following coding sequences:
- the LOC136189808 gene encoding protein CNPPD1-like translates to MNFFEDEGVEKGDYSAVLTEMAWNHFKLAAKLPDRTVKLGYVGLVTRDANLSKVHLLSAMIYTDRIQKRNPLFLETISSSDLFLISLLVASKFLYDEGEDDAIENSGWASIGRRKIKAINALERKFLAALNWDVFINPREYEDFLDGVDARLSFRSALAANGCFSYSDLNAIWSWLVKRQDLTESVHKSVVQVFLICGAVYVGMVCVTFTVGHAMATGGQFYPTVDCNAFYQNTTTRNLTYDNVALVEKIACRSFVRNRGLGVRHVG, encoded by the exons atgaacTTCTTTGAGGACGAAGGAGTCGAGAAAGGCGATTACTCGGCTGTTTTAACGG AAATGGCATGGAATCACTTCAAATTGGCGGCGAAATTACCTGATAGAACAGTTAAATTAGGCTACGTTGGCCTAGTAACTCG CGACGCAAATTTGTCTAAAGTTCATCTTCTCTCCGCCATGATATACACCGATCGCATTCAAAAACGCAATCCTCTATTCTTAGAAACCATTTCATCATCCGACCTATTTCTCATATCTTTG CTCGTAGCGAGTAAATTTCTCtacgacgaaggcgaagacgatGCTATTGAAAATTCAGGGTGGGCCTCCATAGGAAGACGAAAAATAAAGGCGATCAATGCACTAGAGCGAAAATTTCTTGCCGCTTTG AATTGGGACGTTTTTATCAATCCACGCGAATATGAAGATTTTTTAGATGGAGTGGATGCTCG GCTTTCTTTCCGTTCTGCTTTGGCGGCAAACGGCTGTTTTTCCTATTCAGATTTAAACGCCATTTGGTCTTGGCTTGTGAAACGGCAGGATTTGACGGAATCAGTTCATAAAAGTGTCGTACAG GTGTTTCTCATATGTGGGGCAGTTTACGTGGGAATGGTTTGCGTGACGTTTACCGTGGGTCACGCCATGGCAACCGGTGGCCAATTCTATCCAACTGTCGATTGCAACGCTTTTTATCAAAATACAACGACTAGGAATCTGACATATGACAACGTCGCGttagtagaaaaaattgcttGTAGAAGTTTCGTTAGGAATAGAGGACTCGGGGTTAGGCATGTGGGCTAA
- the LOC136189807 gene encoding phosphonoacetaldehyde hydrolase-like, producing MFRLRWLSRANRPLRSLSGNGERSKRSRSNDLKQVAGAVLQNPRSEYRCVRRYQGKIKAVILDWAGTVLDYGVYSPAVAFLEVFRREGVPITMEEARGPMGIHKKVHIRKIAGLEAVRRRWEENYGRNPNESDIERMFENFVVEQLACLKKYTALIPGVLETIDHLQREMNVKIGSTTGFTTPILEILKEEATRAGYVPDCYVAADEVPRARPYPFMVWLNCIRLGVSPIQAVVKVDDTVDGVREGTSAGCWTVAVAKTGNYMGLNESEIAALDDDDYERKLNHSYDILSDAGAHYVIDSIAQLPPVVDDINRRLASGEEP from the exons ATGTTCCGTCTCCGCTGGCTTTCACGAGCCAATCGACCGCTTCGCTCGTTATCAGGCAACGGGGAGAG GTCGAAAAGAAGCCGTAGCAATGATCTAAAACAAGTCGCAG GCGCCGTCTTGCAAAATCCTCGTAGCGAGTATCGCTGCGTGCGACGATATCAGGGAAAAATCAAGGCGGTTATTCTCGACTGGGCGGGAACGGTGCTCGATTACGGCGTCTATAGCCCGGCTGTCGCCTTTCTCGAGGTTTTCCGACGTGAGGGCGTGCCCATTACCATGGAAGAGGCGAGAGGTCCCATGGGAATTCACAAGAAAGTTCACATACGAAAGATTGCGGGTCTGGAAGCGGTCAGACGACGGTGGGAAGAAAACTACGGACGAAATCCGAACGAAAGTGACATTGAACGAATGTTTgaaaatttcgtcgtcgagcag tTGGCTTGTTTGAAGAAGTACACCGCGCTGATTCCCGGCGTCTTGGAAACAATCGATCATCTCCAGCGCGAAATGAACGTGAAGATCGGCTCCACGACCGGATTCACCACGCCTATTCTCGAAATATtaaaagaagaagcaacTCGAGCCGGATATGTACCAGATTGTTACGTGGCCGCAGATGAAGTCCCTCGG GCTCGACCTTATCCCTTTATGGTTTGGCTGAATTGCATTCGACTCGGCGTGAGCCCCATTCAAGCCGTCGTCAAAGTTGACGACACAGTCGACGGCGTGCGCGAGGGCACATCGGCCGGATGCTGGACCGTTGCCGTAGCGAAAACG GGAAATTACATGGGGCtcaacgaaagcgaaataGCGGCtctggacgacgacgactacgaacGAAAATTGAATCATTCGTACGACATTTTGTCGGACGCCGGCGCGCACTACGTGATCGACTCGATCGCCCAACTACcgcccgtcgtcgacgacatcaatCGTCGTCTGGCGAGCGGAGAGGAACCGTGA
- the LOC136189795 gene encoding protein Wnt-7b-like translates to MNWKNVSSCIAATALIFLVGLSAVLMNKTKGVSDAERFDDNNFVRDREIAFEKKEVERARRAVDPVPSCKGSQCTVEEPTESSGEDATTTEKPASHADDVALARNTKKRHDVIPLEFYAYNLPEPLRRDGNDSRSLAESILIVNRSKDSNVNVFRLMRFDLSDALAREAAAMCENLPLKGRAQMDVCRHYPTAMPAIVRGVQLAINQTKIDLQKRKWDGSSLTNPKFGQNLLKKACKETAFSHAVVSAGIAYSVTESCYQGEIRNCQCDNSLKRGPWDGCSADVKFGVKISGQLMDGAETSHSLHSEINIHNNRVGRLAVERSREEKCYCHGMSGACTIMTCFMQLPPFSRITKNLVEAYNRPVKTASNDVGRPMRPSEWKLNNQAKEDQLVYLSPSPNFCRKSVREGSVGTKGRLCELGHGHEGSCRTLCCGRGSKVQQKVNLRKCHCSFQFCCSVRCKTCKDTELYHVCR, encoded by the exons ATGAATTGGAAAAACGTCTCCTCGTGTATCGCAGCAACGGCGCTAATCTTTCTCGTCGGTCTTAG TGCGGTGCTAATGAATAAAACGAAAGGCGTCAGCGACGCcgagcgtttcgacgacaataacttcgttcgcgatcgagaaatcgctttcgaaaagaaagaagtagagcgcgcgcgtcgcgccgtcgaTCCAGTTCCGTCGTGCAAAGGATCCCAATGCACGGTCGAAGAGCCAACCGAATCGAGCGGCgaagacgcgacgacgaccgagAAGCCGGCGAgtcacgccgacgacgtcgcgctcgcGCGGAATACGAAAAAGCGACATGATGTCATTCCTTTGGAATTCTACGCCTACAATctgcccgaaccgcttcgacgcgacggcaacgattcGCGTTCGCTCGCCGAATCGATTCTGATCGTCAATCGATCGAAGGATTCGAACGTGAACGTTTTTCGGCTAATGCGATTCGACTTGAGCGACGCGCTCGCGCGCGAAGCGGCGGCCATGTGCGAGAATTTGCCGTTGAAGGGGCGCGCCCAGATGGACGTGTGTCGACACTATCCGACGGCGATGCCCGCCATCGTTCGCGGCGTTCAACTCGCTATCAATCagacgaaaattgatttgCAAAAGCGGAAGTGGGACGGAAGTTCGTTGACTAATCCGAAATTCGGACAGAATCTACTCAAGAAAG CTTGTAAGGAAACGGCTTTTTCCCATGCTGTTGTATCTGCCGGCATTGCCTACTCCGTCACCGAATCCTGCTATCAGGGGGAAATACGCAATTGTCAGTGCGACAATAGTCTTAAAAGGGGTCCCTGGGACGGGTGCAGTGCGGACGTCAAATTCGGTGTGAAAATTTCCGGCCAGCTGATGGACGGCGCCGAGACGAGTCACTCCCTTCACTCGGAAATCAATATCCATAACAACCGAGTTGGCAGACTG GCCGTCGAGAGGTCGCGCGAGGAGAAGTGCTATTGCCACGGCATGTCCGGCGCGTGCACGATCATGACCTGTTTCATGCAAttgccgccgttctcgcgAATAACGAAAaatctcgtcgaagcgtACAATCGTCCAGTtaagacggcgtcgaacgacgtcggccGGCCGATGCGTCCGAGCGAGTGGAAACTCAATAATCAGGCGAAAGAGGATCAGCTCGTCTatttgtcgccgtcgccgaatttCTGTCGCAAGTCGGTTCGAGAGGGATCCGTCGGCACGAAAGGTCGCTTGTGCGAACTCGGGCACGGGCACGAGGGAAGCTGTCGCACGCTCTGCTGCGGGCGAGGATCAAAGGTGCAGCAGAAGGTGAATTTGCGGAAATGTCACTGCAGTTTTCAGTTCTGCTGCAGCGTCCGCTGTAAGACTTGTAAGGATACCGAGCTATATCACGTTTGTCGTTGA
- the LOC136189800 gene encoding DNA cross-link repair 1A protein-like: protein MELASAPPKSPPCRLQRSFSVEPNLRQSSLFNFYQPKSGIPKRDRTSKVKPKPSDLSKDGQSPSFSYPRALMKTKSLPANSSARVYKCPLYKRIPGTDMTVDAFSYGSIDGCSSYFLTHFHSDHYTGLGRHFKHPIYCSKITANLVKKRLGVNQRFVVPLPMRTPVTLRGVEVTLLDANHCPGSVMFLFVLPDGQVILHTGDFRASADMETYPELRGNCIDVLYLDTTYMNPRYCFPKQCDVIRYVVRIASEAVRKEPKTLIVCGTYSIGKERVFLALAKALGFKIGLAKEKMALLSCLEDPEMNSIASHDFLSCQIHVLPMGHLSLKKLDMHLSEYKSKFNSLLAFKPTGWTYSSRAKNLRDIKPSTKRGVTIYGVPYSEHSSYDELRQFVRFLRPGRIVPTVNVKSTNEMQKTFREWLT from the exons ATGGAACTCGCGTCTGCTCCACCGAAAAGTCCTCCCTGTCGCCTTCAACGATCGTTTTCGGTAGAGCCGAACCTCAGGCAGTCGTCCCTATTCAATTTTTATCAGCCTAAAAGTGGAATCCCAAAGCGAGATAGAACGTCCAAAGTAAAGCCCAAACCGTCTGATCTCTCGAAGGATGGGCAATCGCCTTCCTTCTCTTATCCGCGCGCGCTGATGAAGACAAAGAGTTTGCCTGCCAATTCCTCCGCTAGAGTTTACAAGTGTCCATTATACAAACGAATACCAG GAACTGATATGACGGTCGATGCTTTTTCCTACGGTTCGATCGACGGCTGCTCTTCTTACTTTCTGACTCACTTCCATTCTGACCATTACACCGGTTTGGGAAGGCATTTTAAGCATCCTATTTACTGCAGCAAAATTACCGCCAATCTCGTTAAAAAGAGACTTGGCGTCAAtcaacgattcgtcgtcccTTTGCCAATGAGAACGCCCGTTACTCTTAGAGGCGTCGAAGTGACCCTACTTGACGCCAACCA CTGTCCTGGCTCGGTAATGTTTCTCTTTGTACTCCCAGATGGTCAAGTTATTCTACACACTG GGGATTTTCGAGCGTCCGCTGATATGGAAACGTATCCAGAATTGCGAGGAAATTGCATAGACGTTCTCTATCTCGATACGAC ttaCATGAATCCGCGCTATTGCTTTCCCAAGCAATGCGACGTGATTCGATACGTTGTGCGTATTGCGAGCGAAGCTGTGCGCAAGGAGCCGAAGACTCTCATTGTCTGCGGAACGTATAGCATAGGCAAAGAGCGGGTGTTTCTAG ctcTGGCTAAGGCGCTGGGGTTTAAGATTGGCCTTGCCAAGGAGAAGATGGCTCTTTTGTCGTGCCTAGAGGATCCAGAAATGAATTCCATTGCGAGTCatgattttttgtcttgtCAAATTCATGTACTTCCTATGGGACATCTGTCTCTGAAG AAGCTGGATATGCATCTGTCCGAGTACAAGTCGAAATTTAATTCGCTGTTGGCATTCAAGCCGACAGGATGGACGTACAGCAGCAGAGCGAAGAATCTCCGAGACATCAAGCCCTCGACAAAGCGCGGAGTTACGATTTACG GTGTTCCTTACAGTGAACACAGTAGCTACGACGAATTGCGCcaattcgttcgttttctgcGACCGGGACGAATAGTTCCGACTGTAAACGtaaagtcgacgaacgaaatgCAGAAAACGTTCAGGGAGTGGCTGACGTAG
- the LOC136189801 gene encoding uncharacterized protein, producing MSPRLSLILFFLALCELSFSASDCPFTPSYNLSALVNASSLIVVAEPVEPIHDRPSAYGQVVDLIPTCILSIHGLDFPMNTTTIRVTGINSEARCTQINSTGPYMLLLGGKDAPYGVLPHGVVAHQGDVFLESELLALLNLTRGDCLGDSSNLDHDPCKCARCTDDEPQIDEKNPPWQTIVRLSATNEHLCNAIMVTDCDKFVTSASCLRGHSQVEISGRQVHSVEIHKKYEDKSRFDVALLRMHSDVCFKHLKPICLFDKTTKIKKGRLIVYHSPDDKPVSKRVTCSSTTVGLLSCSLYEDETNIPTAAHLNGSSLVAEQRDGSAWTVQGIFKTRIGDQLLFTRLYQNVILRWLKDELEHDLHVPTIPAFTTQIPTMKAPLSTITSIDSIKDSTTDESLLGSASTDSSSGESGAST from the exons ATGAGCCCTCGCCTTTCGctgattcttttctttctcgcgcttTGCGAATTGAGCTTCTCCGCCTCCGACTGCCCATTTACCCCTTCTTACAATCTAAGCGCCTTGGTCAATGCGTCGTCTCTAATCGTTGTAGCCGAACCGGTCGAACCAATCCACGATCGCCCGTCGGCGTACGGTCAAGTCGTCGATCTTATTCCTACGTGCATTTTATCTATACACGGGCTCGACTTTCCGATGAATACAACGACAATCAGAGTCACGGGCATTAATTCTGAAGCGAGATGCACGCAGATCAATAGTACGGGGCCGTACATGCTACTGCTAGGCGGTAAAGATGCGCCTTACGGCGTTCTGCCCCACGGTGTCGTAGCGCACCAG GGGGATGTTTTCTTGGAGTCCGAGCTTCTAGCCCTGCTCAATCTGACTCGAGGCGACTGCTTGGGTG ATTCTAGCAACTTGGATCACGATCCATGCAAATGTGCTCGCTGTACGGACGACGAACCGCAAATTGACGAGAAGAATCCTCCGTGGCAGACGATAGTTCGTCTTTCGGCGACAAACGAGCACCTGTGCAATGCCATCATGGTCACTGACTGCGACAAGTTCGTCACATCAGCGAGCTGCTTGCGCGGCCATAGCCAAGTCGAGATCAGCGGACGACAAGTTCACAGCGTCGAAATCCACAAGAAATACGAAGACAAATCGaggttcgacgtcgctcttcttcgcaTGCACTCGGACGTCTGCTTCAAGCATTTGAAGCCGATTTGCCTGTTCgacaagacgacgaaaattaAGAAAGGTCGGCTTATCGTTTATCACTCGCCAGACGACAAGCCGGTGTCAAAGAGAGTGACGTGCTCTTCGACGACCGTAGGACTTCTCTCTTGTTCGCTTTACGAGGACGAGACGAATATTCCGACGGCGGCTCATCTGAACGGTTcctcgctcgtcgccgaacagAGGGACGGTTCTGCTTGGACGGTACAAGGCATTTTTAAGACGAGAATCGGAGATCAGTTGCTCTTTACTCGACTTTATCAAAACGTTATTCTCCGGTGGTTGAAAGACGAGCTCGAGCACGATCTGCACGTGCCTACAATTCCAGCGTTCACCACTCAGATTCCAACTATGAAAGCCCCACTTTCGACGATTACCTCAATCGATTCAATAAAAGATTCAACAACCGACGAATCCTTACTCGGTTCGGCTTCGACCGACTCGTCCAGTGGCGAAAGTGGCGCGAGCACATAA